One segment of Erigeron canadensis isolate Cc75 chromosome 2, C_canadensis_v1, whole genome shotgun sequence DNA contains the following:
- the LOC122587040 gene encoding ras-related protein RABC1-like produces MDSTSGSEFDYLFKLLMIGDSGVGKSSLLLSFTSDSFEDLSPTIGVDFKVKHVTIGGKKLKLAIWDTAGQERFRTLTSSYYRGAQGIIMVYDVTRRETFTNLSDIWAKEIDLYSTNQDCIKMLVGNKVDKENERVVTKKEGIDFAREYGCLFIECSAKTRVNVEQCFEELVLKILDTPSLTAEGSTTVKRNIFNQKAPESDASTSACC; encoded by the exons ATGGATTCAACATCAGGGTCAGagtttgattatttattcaaGTTGTTGATGATTGGGGATTCAGGTGTTGGTAAAAGCAGTCTTCTTTTGAGTTTCACTTCTGattcctttgaagatctttctCCTACAATTG GGGTGGATTTTAAGGTCAAGCATGTTACAATTGGAGGGAAGAAACTAAAGCTGGCTATCTGGGACACTG CTGGGCAGGAGAGATTTAGGACTCTAACCAGCTCATATTATAGAGGAGCCCAAGGAATTATAATGG TTTATGATGTTACCCGGAGAGAGACATTTACAAATCTGTCTGATATATGGGCAAAGGAAATTGATCTGTATTCAACGAATCAAGATTGCATCAAGATGCTTGTTGGCAATAAAGTTGATAAG GAAAATGAAAGGGTTGTCACAAAAAAAGAGGGCATTGACTTTGCAAGGGAATACGGATGCCTTTTTATTGAATGTAGTGCCAAAACACGGGTTAACGTTGAGCAGTGTTTCGAAGAACTTGTTCTGAAG ATTTTGGATACACCTAGTCTGACCGCAGAGGGGTCAACCACTGTGAAAAGGAACATATTTAACCAAAAGGCTCCAGAGTCGGATGCATCAACTAGTGCATGCTGCTGA
- the LOC122587396 gene encoding putative 1-phosphatidylinositol-3-phosphate 5-kinase FAB1D isoform X1, protein MTYDTLISPPASAISPAVSLAKSDSSVSYYNDDYLADVSSYERSLKYRSNSENFSLHQHQPYLGYGVIDSHIWFPPEPEDEEDDIEGSFATYEDDDDEEYGDGMKWGKPSNLSSFGKEGSTSFMFRDETRKAMNEVMNGKFKALVENLLESMGLSSNGNDSESWVDIVTALSWDAASYLRPDAFEGKEMDPDGYVKVKCIATGTRTQSEVFKGLVFKKHAAHKHMPTEYRKPKLLLIRGALSVSSDGLSSFDTMKQEADRVDSLIGIIEKMNPNVVLVEKTVSRDIQESILAKGMTLVLEMKQHRLERVARCTGSPILSSDNLIAQNLLQCESFYFEKIVEEHAGLSENGKKSKKTLMFLKGCPTRMGFTILLKGSHSDELKRVKCVVQFAVIMAYHLILENSFILNQRAMFSTTAPNGMAIFSNKDKEITPSVINQPLYDNLDDPNVPITNDSSSDTDLISTVDIPISNGSDENESDNLGLEGSTLSSYEPYDPIVLSGLSSLSSSWQKVVGFPLFDTAHQSMSAYLGYNGVNTNKHTQASVNELSSPEAVETDGSEVKVDLSQADTHENGHIYSSATLRNSSSEARETEEHLQRKNDISAVFDSESILVLMSRRNVIRGTTCKQSSFSCIKFYRHFDVPLGKFLRDNLLNQKLKCGTCNELPEAHTHYYAHYNMQLTIQVKRLPLDKHLTGETEGKIWMWSCCGQCKPSNGSLKSTKRVLLSIVARGLSFGKFLELGLSNHTSWKIPSTCGHSFYRDYLHFFGLGSMVAMFRYSTVETYSVSLPPWRVEFRNSIEGNFLKEETDEVLREVHSVFSEVENSLKKMENEFVGMMLNLQGSSKRFCDIKEMLKQEQDQFQVDMENLLTSTNDVSVNRWLHKPLYLNLIQWELFLHSYIWDERLYSLLSSDLRVTNPQTSHHSLETESNFEDNDTTEPVQSGESVSDNIVDVETMTTEEGNSVPIEVISTEGNDGNVDQDDPNVSTQTLSTSADPNGWMWTPISQIQNFHLSDLRKGYLPKHEPTRNTPGSAVCKIFTKVVSQLHYPLATSNHLVSVYEDELSSMIACALAFIQDGNISSADMNDDLSSENLQNISPLSSTNWSFFTSMDTDSSSLGRSSDESRFSSFDGLDYSDSVTSSRHIHKVISMGRLNKKPENSVACVCAREFVNLRGQCGLSELDYISSLSHCKHWDAKGGKSKSFFAKTLDDRFIIKEIKNPEFLSFLGFASQYFAYMNQCFNSGNQTCLAKIFGVYQVKNMKSGVKHDLMVMENISYGRKFTKQYDLKGALHARFIAAAVGGVGDVLLDQNFVNDMNNSPLYVNRRAKRNLQRAVWNDTVFLESIKVMDYSLLVGVDAEQKELVCGIIDYLRQYTWDKQLENKVKSFVVPKNQMPTIISPIEYKKRFKKFMDTHFFSVPDDWCSQRSSNRCSLCRVGSHENSQELDHDDHEE, encoded by the exons ATGACTTATGATACTTTGATATCTCCACCGGCATCAGCAATTAGTCCGGCTGTGTCTCTTGCTAAATCCGATAGTTCCGTTTCTTATTACA ATGATGATTATCTTGCGGATGTTTCCTCATATGAAAG GTCCCTAAAATACAGATCAAACAGCGAAAATTTTAGCTTACATCAGCACCAGCCATATTTAGGGTACGGGGTGATTGATTCTCATATTTGGTTTCCTCCTGAACCGGAGGATGAAGAGGATGATATTGAAGGAAGTTTTGCTAcctatgaagatgatgatgatgaagagtatGGTGATGGAATGAAATGGGGAAAGCCGAGTAATCTTAGCAGCTTTGGAAAAGAAGGAAGCACGAGTTTCATGTTTAGAGATGAAACAAGAAAAGCGATGAATGAGGTTATGAACGGAAAGTTTAAGGCACTTGTGGAGAATCTTCTTGAATCTATGGGACTTTCTAGTAATGGAAATGACAGTGAATCGTGGGTTGATATAGTTACAGCTTTGTCGTGGGATGCTGCCTCGTATTTGAGGCCAGATGCTTTTGAGGGAAAAGAAATGGATCCTGATGGATATGTGAAAGTTAAATGTATTGCTACGGGTACTCGAACCCAAAG TGAAGTTTTCAAAGGATTGGTCTTTAAAAAGCATGCAGCTCACAAGCACATGCCAACTGAGTATAGAAAGCCCAAGTTGCTATTGATTAGGGGTGCACTTAGTGTTTCTTCTGATGGATTGTCCTCGTTTGATACAATGAAACAG GAGGCGGATAGAGTAGATTCTCTTATCGGGATTATAGAGAAGATGAATCCAAATGTGGTTCTAGTTGAGAAAACTGTTTCCCGTGATATTCAAGAGTCTATCCTTGCAAAAGGCATGACACTAGTTTTAGAAATGAAGCAACATCGCTTGGAGAGAGTTGCCCGCTGCACCGGCTCACCAATCTTGTCCTCAGATAATTTGATTGCCCAAAATCTGTTACAGTGtgaatcattttattttgaGAAGATTGTCGAAGAACATGCTGGTCTTTCTGAAAATGGAAAAAAGTCAAAGAAGACCTTAATGTTTCTCAAGGGATGTCCCACACGAATGGGATTTACG ATTTTGCTAAAGGGATCTCACAGTGATGAACTCAAAAGAGTTAAATGTGTTGTTCAGTTTGCTGTTATAATGGCATATCATTTGATCCTAGAGAATTCATTCATTTTAAATCAACGGGCAATGTTCTCCACGACTGCGCCTAATGGAATGGCTATCTTTTCAAACAAAGATAAAGAGATCACTCCATCTGTTATCAATCAACCTCTGTATGATAATCTCGATGATCCAAATGTTCCAATAACTAATGATTCCAGTTCTGATACTGATCTGATAAGTACTGTTGATATTCCCATCTCCAATGGTTCAGATGAAAATGAATCTGACAACTTAGGTCTAGAAGGGTCTACTTTATCATCATATGAGCCATATGACCCTATTGTTCTATCTGGTTTATCTTCACTCTCATCCTCGTGGCAGAAAGTTGTTGGGTTTCCACTTTTTGATACGGCTCATCAGAGTATGTCTGCATACCTTGGATACAATGGCGTGAACACAAATAAGCATACTCAGGCCTCTGTTAATGAGTTGAGTTCTCCAGAGGCTGTTGAGACTGATGGTAGCGAAGTTAAAGTTGATCTTAGTCAAGCAGATACACATGAAAATGGCCATATTTATTCTTCGGCAACATTAAGAAACTCCTCATCTGAAGCACGAGAAACTGAAGAGCACTTGCAACGTAAAAATGACATCAGTGCCGTTTTCGATTCAGAAAGTATATTGGTTTTGATGTCTAGAAGGAATGTGATAAGAGGGACTACTTGTAAGCAAAGTTCTTTTTCATGTATCAAGTTCTACAGACATTTTGATGTTCCTCTTGGAAAGTTTTTGCGGGATAACCTACTCAATCAG AAACTCAAGTGTGGAACTTGTAATGAACTGCCAGAAGCTCATACTCACTACTATGCACATTACAATATGCAACTCACTATTCAAGTCAAACGTCTTCCTTTAGATAAGCACTTGACTGGTGAAACTGAAGGAAAGATTTGGATGTGGAGTTGTTGTGGTCAATGTAAACCCTCGAATGGAAGTTTAAAGTCTACCAAAAGAGTACTGCTTTCCATTGTTGCTCGTGGTTTATCCTTTGGGAAGTTCTTAGAACTCGGACTCTCAAACCATACTTCATGGAAAATACCATCTACCTGCGGACATTCCTTTTATAGAGACTACCTTCACTTCTTTGG GTTAGGTTCCATGGTTGCAATGTTTAGATATTCTACAGTAGAGACTTACTCTGTATCTCTCCCTCCATGGAGGGTTGAATTTAGAAATTCAATCGAAGGAAATTTTCTAAAAGAAGAAACTGATGAG GTTCTCCGAGAAGTGCATTCTGTATTTTCTGAGGTTGAAAACTCGCTGAAGAAGATGGAAAATGAGTTTGTTGGAATGATGCTAAATCTTCAAGGTTCATCAAAAAGATTCTGTGACATCAAAGAGATGTTAAAGCAAGAGCAAGATCAATTTCAG GTTGACATGGAGAACCTCCTTACAAGCACTAACGATGTGTCTGTGAACAGATGGTTGCACAAGCCTCTCTACTTGAATCTTATACAGTGGGAGCTATTTCTTCATTCGTACATCTGGGATGAACGTCTTTATTCGCTTCTTTCATCTGATCTTAGAGTAACCAACCCTCAAACTAGTCACCATTCTCTGGAAACTGAATCGAATTTTGAAGATAACGACACTACTGAACCTGTTCAAAGTGGTGAATCAGTTTCTGATAATATTGTTGATGTGGAAACCATGACAACAGAAGAAGGCAATAGTGTTCCGATTGAAGTAATATCAACTGAAGGTAATGATGGAAATGTTGACCAAGATGATCCTAATGTATCTACTCAAACTTTATCAACCTCAGCAGATCCTAATGGATGGATGTGGACTCCAATCTCACAAATTCAAAATTTCCATTTAAGTGATCTCCGAAAAGGATACTTGCCAAAACATGAACCCACCCGTAACACACCAGGGTCTGCCGTAtgcaaaatatttacaaaagtgGTCTCGCAGCTTCATTATCCATTAGCTACGAGCAATCACTTAGTATCGGTTTATGAAGACGAATTATCTAGTATGATTGCATGTGCCCTAGCTTTTATACAAGACGGGAATATTTCATCGGCAGATATGAATGATGATCTTTCATCTGAAAATTTGCAAAATATTTCACCTTTAAGTTCCACGAATTGGTCCTTTTTCACCTCCATGGATACTGATAGTTCTTCACTTGGACGTTCATCAGATGAATCACGGTTTTCTAGCTTTGATGGGTTAGACTATTCGGATTCTGTTACTTCTTCGAGGCATATTCATAAAGTGATTTCTATGGgaagattaaataaaaaacctGAAAATTCAGTGGCTTGTGTATGTGCTAGAGAGTTCGTAAATCTTCGTGGTCaatgtggtttatcagaattaGATTATATTTCTTCATTAAGCCATTGTAAACACTGGGATGCAAAAGGAGGAAAGAGTAAATCTTTCTTCGCTAAAACTCTTGATGACCGGTTCATTataaaggaaattaaaaatCCAGAGTTTctatcttttcttggatttgctTCACAGTATTTTGCTTACATGAACCAGTGCTTTAATTCAGGAAATCAGACATGCCTTGCAAAAATTTTTGGTGTTTATCag GTGAAGAACATGAAAAGCGGGGTAAAACATGATCTAATGGTGATGGAGAATATTAGTTATGGCAGAAAGTTTACCAAACAGTATGATCTGAAAGGAGCTCTGCATGCTCGTTTCATTGCTGCTGCTGTTGGTGGCGTAGGAGATGTTCTTCTAGACCAAAACTTTGTAAATGACATGAACAATTCTCCTTTGTATGTTAATAGAAGAGCAAAGCGGAACTTGCAACGTGCTGTATGGAATGATACGGTTTTTCTCGAA TCAATCAAAGTCATGGATTATTCGTTGTTGGTTGGAGTGGATGCAGAACAGAAGGAACTTGTATGTGGGATAATCGATTATCTTAGACAATATACCTGGGACAAACAATTAGAAAACAAGGTCAAATCCTTCGTTGTTCCAAAGAACCAGATGCCAACTATAATCTCTCCAATAGAATACAAAAAGAGATTCAAGAAGTTCATGGACACTCACTTTTTCAGTGTTCCGGATGATTGGTGCTCTCAAAGATCGTCTAATCGTTGCAGCCTCTGTCGTGTGGGTTCTCATGAAAATTCTCAAGAACTCGACCATGATGATCACGAGGAGTAA
- the LOC122587396 gene encoding putative 1-phosphatidylinositol-3-phosphate 5-kinase FAB1D isoform X2: MTYDTLISPPASAISPAVSLAKSDSSVSYYNDDYLADVSSYERSNSENFSLHQHQPYLGYGVIDSHIWFPPEPEDEEDDIEGSFATYEDDDDEEYGDGMKWGKPSNLSSFGKEGSTSFMFRDETRKAMNEVMNGKFKALVENLLESMGLSSNGNDSESWVDIVTALSWDAASYLRPDAFEGKEMDPDGYVKVKCIATGTRTQSEVFKGLVFKKHAAHKHMPTEYRKPKLLLIRGALSVSSDGLSSFDTMKQEADRVDSLIGIIEKMNPNVVLVEKTVSRDIQESILAKGMTLVLEMKQHRLERVARCTGSPILSSDNLIAQNLLQCESFYFEKIVEEHAGLSENGKKSKKTLMFLKGCPTRMGFTILLKGSHSDELKRVKCVVQFAVIMAYHLILENSFILNQRAMFSTTAPNGMAIFSNKDKEITPSVINQPLYDNLDDPNVPITNDSSSDTDLISTVDIPISNGSDENESDNLGLEGSTLSSYEPYDPIVLSGLSSLSSSWQKVVGFPLFDTAHQSMSAYLGYNGVNTNKHTQASVNELSSPEAVETDGSEVKVDLSQADTHENGHIYSSATLRNSSSEARETEEHLQRKNDISAVFDSESILVLMSRRNVIRGTTCKQSSFSCIKFYRHFDVPLGKFLRDNLLNQKLKCGTCNELPEAHTHYYAHYNMQLTIQVKRLPLDKHLTGETEGKIWMWSCCGQCKPSNGSLKSTKRVLLSIVARGLSFGKFLELGLSNHTSWKIPSTCGHSFYRDYLHFFGLGSMVAMFRYSTVETYSVSLPPWRVEFRNSIEGNFLKEETDEVLREVHSVFSEVENSLKKMENEFVGMMLNLQGSSKRFCDIKEMLKQEQDQFQVDMENLLTSTNDVSVNRWLHKPLYLNLIQWELFLHSYIWDERLYSLLSSDLRVTNPQTSHHSLETESNFEDNDTTEPVQSGESVSDNIVDVETMTTEEGNSVPIEVISTEGNDGNVDQDDPNVSTQTLSTSADPNGWMWTPISQIQNFHLSDLRKGYLPKHEPTRNTPGSAVCKIFTKVVSQLHYPLATSNHLVSVYEDELSSMIACALAFIQDGNISSADMNDDLSSENLQNISPLSSTNWSFFTSMDTDSSSLGRSSDESRFSSFDGLDYSDSVTSSRHIHKVISMGRLNKKPENSVACVCAREFVNLRGQCGLSELDYISSLSHCKHWDAKGGKSKSFFAKTLDDRFIIKEIKNPEFLSFLGFASQYFAYMNQCFNSGNQTCLAKIFGVYQVKNMKSGVKHDLMVMENISYGRKFTKQYDLKGALHARFIAAAVGGVGDVLLDQNFVNDMNNSPLYVNRRAKRNLQRAVWNDTVFLESIKVMDYSLLVGVDAEQKELVCGIIDYLRQYTWDKQLENKVKSFVVPKNQMPTIISPIEYKKRFKKFMDTHFFSVPDDWCSQRSSNRCSLCRVGSHENSQELDHDDHEE; the protein is encoded by the exons ATGACTTATGATACTTTGATATCTCCACCGGCATCAGCAATTAGTCCGGCTGTGTCTCTTGCTAAATCCGATAGTTCCGTTTCTTATTACA ATGATGATTATCTTGCGGATGTTTCCTCATATGAAAG ATCAAACAGCGAAAATTTTAGCTTACATCAGCACCAGCCATATTTAGGGTACGGGGTGATTGATTCTCATATTTGGTTTCCTCCTGAACCGGAGGATGAAGAGGATGATATTGAAGGAAGTTTTGCTAcctatgaagatgatgatgatgaagagtatGGTGATGGAATGAAATGGGGAAAGCCGAGTAATCTTAGCAGCTTTGGAAAAGAAGGAAGCACGAGTTTCATGTTTAGAGATGAAACAAGAAAAGCGATGAATGAGGTTATGAACGGAAAGTTTAAGGCACTTGTGGAGAATCTTCTTGAATCTATGGGACTTTCTAGTAATGGAAATGACAGTGAATCGTGGGTTGATATAGTTACAGCTTTGTCGTGGGATGCTGCCTCGTATTTGAGGCCAGATGCTTTTGAGGGAAAAGAAATGGATCCTGATGGATATGTGAAAGTTAAATGTATTGCTACGGGTACTCGAACCCAAAG TGAAGTTTTCAAAGGATTGGTCTTTAAAAAGCATGCAGCTCACAAGCACATGCCAACTGAGTATAGAAAGCCCAAGTTGCTATTGATTAGGGGTGCACTTAGTGTTTCTTCTGATGGATTGTCCTCGTTTGATACAATGAAACAG GAGGCGGATAGAGTAGATTCTCTTATCGGGATTATAGAGAAGATGAATCCAAATGTGGTTCTAGTTGAGAAAACTGTTTCCCGTGATATTCAAGAGTCTATCCTTGCAAAAGGCATGACACTAGTTTTAGAAATGAAGCAACATCGCTTGGAGAGAGTTGCCCGCTGCACCGGCTCACCAATCTTGTCCTCAGATAATTTGATTGCCCAAAATCTGTTACAGTGtgaatcattttattttgaGAAGATTGTCGAAGAACATGCTGGTCTTTCTGAAAATGGAAAAAAGTCAAAGAAGACCTTAATGTTTCTCAAGGGATGTCCCACACGAATGGGATTTACG ATTTTGCTAAAGGGATCTCACAGTGATGAACTCAAAAGAGTTAAATGTGTTGTTCAGTTTGCTGTTATAATGGCATATCATTTGATCCTAGAGAATTCATTCATTTTAAATCAACGGGCAATGTTCTCCACGACTGCGCCTAATGGAATGGCTATCTTTTCAAACAAAGATAAAGAGATCACTCCATCTGTTATCAATCAACCTCTGTATGATAATCTCGATGATCCAAATGTTCCAATAACTAATGATTCCAGTTCTGATACTGATCTGATAAGTACTGTTGATATTCCCATCTCCAATGGTTCAGATGAAAATGAATCTGACAACTTAGGTCTAGAAGGGTCTACTTTATCATCATATGAGCCATATGACCCTATTGTTCTATCTGGTTTATCTTCACTCTCATCCTCGTGGCAGAAAGTTGTTGGGTTTCCACTTTTTGATACGGCTCATCAGAGTATGTCTGCATACCTTGGATACAATGGCGTGAACACAAATAAGCATACTCAGGCCTCTGTTAATGAGTTGAGTTCTCCAGAGGCTGTTGAGACTGATGGTAGCGAAGTTAAAGTTGATCTTAGTCAAGCAGATACACATGAAAATGGCCATATTTATTCTTCGGCAACATTAAGAAACTCCTCATCTGAAGCACGAGAAACTGAAGAGCACTTGCAACGTAAAAATGACATCAGTGCCGTTTTCGATTCAGAAAGTATATTGGTTTTGATGTCTAGAAGGAATGTGATAAGAGGGACTACTTGTAAGCAAAGTTCTTTTTCATGTATCAAGTTCTACAGACATTTTGATGTTCCTCTTGGAAAGTTTTTGCGGGATAACCTACTCAATCAG AAACTCAAGTGTGGAACTTGTAATGAACTGCCAGAAGCTCATACTCACTACTATGCACATTACAATATGCAACTCACTATTCAAGTCAAACGTCTTCCTTTAGATAAGCACTTGACTGGTGAAACTGAAGGAAAGATTTGGATGTGGAGTTGTTGTGGTCAATGTAAACCCTCGAATGGAAGTTTAAAGTCTACCAAAAGAGTACTGCTTTCCATTGTTGCTCGTGGTTTATCCTTTGGGAAGTTCTTAGAACTCGGACTCTCAAACCATACTTCATGGAAAATACCATCTACCTGCGGACATTCCTTTTATAGAGACTACCTTCACTTCTTTGG GTTAGGTTCCATGGTTGCAATGTTTAGATATTCTACAGTAGAGACTTACTCTGTATCTCTCCCTCCATGGAGGGTTGAATTTAGAAATTCAATCGAAGGAAATTTTCTAAAAGAAGAAACTGATGAG GTTCTCCGAGAAGTGCATTCTGTATTTTCTGAGGTTGAAAACTCGCTGAAGAAGATGGAAAATGAGTTTGTTGGAATGATGCTAAATCTTCAAGGTTCATCAAAAAGATTCTGTGACATCAAAGAGATGTTAAAGCAAGAGCAAGATCAATTTCAG GTTGACATGGAGAACCTCCTTACAAGCACTAACGATGTGTCTGTGAACAGATGGTTGCACAAGCCTCTCTACTTGAATCTTATACAGTGGGAGCTATTTCTTCATTCGTACATCTGGGATGAACGTCTTTATTCGCTTCTTTCATCTGATCTTAGAGTAACCAACCCTCAAACTAGTCACCATTCTCTGGAAACTGAATCGAATTTTGAAGATAACGACACTACTGAACCTGTTCAAAGTGGTGAATCAGTTTCTGATAATATTGTTGATGTGGAAACCATGACAACAGAAGAAGGCAATAGTGTTCCGATTGAAGTAATATCAACTGAAGGTAATGATGGAAATGTTGACCAAGATGATCCTAATGTATCTACTCAAACTTTATCAACCTCAGCAGATCCTAATGGATGGATGTGGACTCCAATCTCACAAATTCAAAATTTCCATTTAAGTGATCTCCGAAAAGGATACTTGCCAAAACATGAACCCACCCGTAACACACCAGGGTCTGCCGTAtgcaaaatatttacaaaagtgGTCTCGCAGCTTCATTATCCATTAGCTACGAGCAATCACTTAGTATCGGTTTATGAAGACGAATTATCTAGTATGATTGCATGTGCCCTAGCTTTTATACAAGACGGGAATATTTCATCGGCAGATATGAATGATGATCTTTCATCTGAAAATTTGCAAAATATTTCACCTTTAAGTTCCACGAATTGGTCCTTTTTCACCTCCATGGATACTGATAGTTCTTCACTTGGACGTTCATCAGATGAATCACGGTTTTCTAGCTTTGATGGGTTAGACTATTCGGATTCTGTTACTTCTTCGAGGCATATTCATAAAGTGATTTCTATGGgaagattaaataaaaaacctGAAAATTCAGTGGCTTGTGTATGTGCTAGAGAGTTCGTAAATCTTCGTGGTCaatgtggtttatcagaattaGATTATATTTCTTCATTAAGCCATTGTAAACACTGGGATGCAAAAGGAGGAAAGAGTAAATCTTTCTTCGCTAAAACTCTTGATGACCGGTTCATTataaaggaaattaaaaatCCAGAGTTTctatcttttcttggatttgctTCACAGTATTTTGCTTACATGAACCAGTGCTTTAATTCAGGAAATCAGACATGCCTTGCAAAAATTTTTGGTGTTTATCag GTGAAGAACATGAAAAGCGGGGTAAAACATGATCTAATGGTGATGGAGAATATTAGTTATGGCAGAAAGTTTACCAAACAGTATGATCTGAAAGGAGCTCTGCATGCTCGTTTCATTGCTGCTGCTGTTGGTGGCGTAGGAGATGTTCTTCTAGACCAAAACTTTGTAAATGACATGAACAATTCTCCTTTGTATGTTAATAGAAGAGCAAAGCGGAACTTGCAACGTGCTGTATGGAATGATACGGTTTTTCTCGAA TCAATCAAAGTCATGGATTATTCGTTGTTGGTTGGAGTGGATGCAGAACAGAAGGAACTTGTATGTGGGATAATCGATTATCTTAGACAATATACCTGGGACAAACAATTAGAAAACAAGGTCAAATCCTTCGTTGTTCCAAAGAACCAGATGCCAACTATAATCTCTCCAATAGAATACAAAAAGAGATTCAAGAAGTTCATGGACACTCACTTTTTCAGTGTTCCGGATGATTGGTGCTCTCAAAGATCGTCTAATCGTTGCAGCCTCTGTCGTGTGGGTTCTCATGAAAATTCTCAAGAACTCGACCATGATGATCACGAGGAGTAA
- the LOC122589025 gene encoding uncharacterized protein LOC122589025 — MRGGGLGGPLLCIGDLLSDVGEEQQQQDTTPADIIASVDVIVQPSDLPLLFQESYKRLDEALDGTSHSWTTHTLELCSALETANKLIQSSSSYVMDLSHKIQKLESITKKGNLVVKEAESIHISTKAEGHESSDK, encoded by the exons atgaGAGGAGGAGGTTTAGGAGGGCCGCTTCTTTGCATTGGCGATCTGCTGAGTGACGTCGGagaagaacaacaacaacaagacaCCACCCCCGCTGATATCATCGCTTCCGTTGACGTCATCGTCCAACCTTCGGATCTCCCTTTACTTTTTCAG GAAAGTTACAAACGCTTGGATGAGGCACTTGATGGTACATCCCATTCGTGGACAACTCATACGCTTGAG CTATGTTCGGCCCTAGAAACCGCAAACAAATTGATTCAGTCCAGCAGCTCTTATGTTATGGATCTCTCACATAAGATTCAAAAGCTCGAGAGCATCACAAAAAAGGGTAATCTGGTCGTAAAAGAAGCTGAATCCATACACATTTCAACAAAAGCCGAGGGACATGAAAGTTCAGATAAATGA